The following coding sequences lie in one Treponema sp. OMZ 790 genomic window:
- a CDS encoding CDP-alcohol phosphatidyltransferase family protein, which produces MKKILINSLTLLRLPLSIIFDIVLFYEERRVFFCGILFSVIALTDFFDGKLARYYNSESKIGAVLDAGTDFFFIFTASYILYTQGLLPAGMIIIILIKFTEFCLTSYVFNKKLKTDRPLFFDKIGRFVAVILYAVPLIAIILHSALHIKLFNCIVLCAYITVGFLSAVSLYIRVVKIIRF; this is translated from the coding sequence ATGAAAAAGATTTTAATAAATAGCTTAACCTTATTAAGACTGCCTCTTTCCATCATATTCGATATCGTATTGTTTTATGAAGAACGCAGAGTTTTCTTTTGCGGCATATTATTTTCCGTAATAGCGTTAACTGATTTCTTTGACGGAAAACTTGCCCGCTATTATAATTCGGAAAGCAAAATAGGAGCTGTTCTGGATGCCGGAACGGATTTTTTCTTTATTTTCACTGCAAGTTATATCCTGTATACGCAAGGATTATTACCGGCAGGTATGATTATAATAATACTAATAAAATTTACGGAGTTTTGTTTGACATCATATGTGTTTAACAAAAAACTAAAAACCGATCGACCTTTATTTTTCGATAAAATAGGGCGCTTTGTTGCCGTTATATTATACGCGGTTCCGCTCATAGCAATAATATTACATTCGGCATTGCACATAAAATTATTTAACTGCATTGTACTTTGTGCATATATAACGGTAGGATTTTTATCTGCCGTTTCACTTTACATAAGAGTAGTTAAAATAATTCGATTTTGA